In the genome of Taeniopygia guttata chromosome 4, bTaeGut7.mat, whole genome shotgun sequence, the window TTTGCTAGGACTGTTAAGTGCCAAAATAAGGAACTTTGTTTTCTTACTCTGACAGTGGGCGAAGAAAACCTCCCCATCAGATGATCCAGGGCACCTAAATTGGACATGAACTGTGGATCATCTTGGGAAGGATCCTTTCTGTCTGACCTCATATCTTAACCTAAAATTAGATGCATAAGTGTCTGGTGTGAGTACACCCTTCCCTGCCTGTAGCATTATTTCCACTTCACGCATGAGCAGGCCAAGATAGCGATCTCAAACAGAAGGTCAAGGAGAGTCATCTGTAGGCAGAGCACAGGAGTCCTGGCTCCCAGGGGCATTGCAtgctgcctgctccagctgggatcGATGAAAGCTGCAGTGGGCTTGAAACCCGAGGCCAGAGTGACCTCAATTTTGTGGTCCTTTCATGTGCAAAGCTCTTATTGACAATAGAGCCAGCACAGACTGTGCAACAGAGAGATCTGTTCTGCAAAAGGGGGAATGAGGCTGTGCTGCCCCTTCACCTGCTGAAtctgcctctggctgcagggcaggcttGAGCATGGTCCAGGGAAGTCCCAGCAATATTCATACTGAGCCTCACATGTGCTGTGCCTTGCATTCAGTGCAGAAACAAACCTCGAGTATGTTCAATACACCCTTACTGAAAAGGCACCCAAAATCCTAAAGAGCCCACTTTGATTCACCCATAGACCACGTTTGGGTCCATCTCACAACACATCCCTCTCAGGATGTGTTTAGGAACCGGAAACTTTGGCATTTCTAATCTTGACTTTATCTGTGCGGGTGATTTGGATATAATCACTTTTACGGGGGCTTAAGAAGGTCTCTTCCAcgcccagccctgctgccagtgGGATCTGCTGatctttcctgttttatttgcCAGCTCTGTAATAGCTGATCTGatcctttttctgtttctgataTCCACTGGAtgagaaaacatttcctttggTTAGAAGACTAATGTCTCTGTTATTTTCAGAATATCACGGTATTGTCTCATCTGACTCATACTCTGCTTTTACAGTTTATGAATTCACACTTcttattcaagaaaaaaataaacaggagaaAACTGACCAAAAATCAAAAAGTAAAACTTTATTTTGAAGTCAGATGCAGTGAAGGACAGCtgtctgtgcagcagcaggCCCCCACAGAGAGGGGTGCAGGATACAGCCCATCTGGGGAACTTCAGCTTGCAATGCCCTGTCCATGCtacaggaggagggaggaggagggacagggagcagagggcaaggcagctgcagcaccagccacAGTGCCTGACCCCAGGAGATCTGGTACTCCTGTTTTGTGGGAGGAGATGGCCATTGGCAGGATCAGGCCCTTCACAGCTGGCacacaggctggagcagcccccaATGTCACCAACATGACATTTGTCATGTCCATGTCCTCCTGGGCTCTGCCACCAAATACTTGAAACAgagcctgctgctgccagggaaagGCTCCTCCTGCTTGCTGAAGGGACTGCTCAGCAATGGACACGACCCATTGCTGAGCTATCCACACCAGCATGACTTCATTATAAAGCTTCCCACTGCTGACTGTCCCTCTGATGCCAGCACAACTTTGGGGGACAGAAAATCAGTCCCACTATGGCTCCTTCCTCTGGTCAACATGCCTGTCCTGAAAAGAACAAgggagaaaacacagaaaacacagaaaacaccATTGCTGGTGTCTAAGAAGTCTTGCAAGCAGGTAGCCACTGCTGATGGGCTCATACCATCACCCTCCTGGCTATCTCACCTCTCTGGGACAGACCTTccagcctcttcccagcagaatttagttttcattaaataattaGGCAGATTTTTCTCATGAGACTTCCTCCCTGTGTGATGCCTTACTGCTGAGTGCTGTTCAAGCCCCTTGGTCCCTCAGGGCAGGCACTAGTCTGGTGGATGGAGAATCTGAATCAGcaaagtgcagcaaacccagtcctgCATATCCAAGGCATCCAGCCACCTTGTGTGGATGTCTGGAGAGGTGCAAGGTCTTGGTCAGAGGGACAGCACAGACGTGTGAAGGTGCCTTCAGCCTAGAGCAGTGGTTTTCAATCTATGGGCTGGTGGCTCTTAAAAACCCAAAgtaaaattaccccaaaaagGACAAACCAAACTAATGTTTGCAGCTACAGCTGCAGGTGGAAAACCACTGGCCTGGGAGAGTCCCCTCACTGAATTCACTGACATTGACATAACTGAACAAGTCCTGCCCATAttctctgtgctgtgtgtgtgtagtTGTGTGTGGGCAGCTGCCCACCCTGTCCTGACTGCCATCTTTTGTCACCCTGCAGCCGAGGAGCTCATGGAGATGGATGATTCGGGCTCAGTGTACACTGGCATTCTCAGTTATGGCACTggctttttcctccttctcctggtgCTGGTCTTGGTGATTGTCTGGAGGATGAAAAtgccaaacaaaaaagccaTGAACACCCCCACTGTTCAGAAAGTCTCCAAATTCCCACTCAAGAGACAGGTAACAGAAAGTAGATACAAGATTCCTATTCCCCTCTATGGTatccctcccttttttttttttttttcccaaagaactGTAAccccagttttatttatttgtatgcCCCTGGAGCTTtggcagaggtggcagctgaCTCTGGCTCGTGAGCAGCCCCCACTGCTGTTGGCCTTGCCCAAGAGGTTTTGGCAGTGCAGCTGTGGGTGTCACAGAAAGCACATCTAGCAGAGGAAGTCCAGTCCAGGCtccctggaggagcaggaatgtggggAGAAAGAGCACTGGTTGTGCTCATTCCTGCTTTCACAGATGTCACCGGTGAGCCCAAAGCTGTTGCTGTGATGGTGGCAAAGGTCCTCTGTGAAGTTAGAGATGTTCTGCTGCATGAAATTGCAGAGGGACAGGACCAAAAGACACCCCATAAACCCCACAGTGAGGGGTACAGATTTCAAGTTTTGGCTGCAAGCTCACGGTGGGCATTGACAGTGCCAGGATGGGAGAAGTCGCTTCATAGCCTGTATGGGCTGTGGAGATGCAGCAGAACAACTGAATGGATTATACCTCCTGATGCTGGAGGGCACTGGCTGACCTGTCCCTCCTTTCCATCTGCTAAACACTTGACCACAAGTGCCTAAACGAGTGGATTTCTGCAAGGGTGGGGGCATTTCCCAGTTAGAAATTCCCAGAATTCTGTCCATGGGCCCTGAGAGCTCAAACCTCCTCAGTGATCCATCTTGGGCACGGCCTGCCCTGGGGATACAGTTGGCAATAACACTTCATTTGCTCTACCCAAGCAGGTGTCGCTGGAGTCCAACTCTTCCATGAATTCCAACACGCCCCTGGTCCGGATCACGCGCCTCTCCTCCAGCGATGGGCCGATGCTGGCCAATGTTTCCGAGCTGGAACTACCTCCAGATCCCAAGTGGGAATTGACACGGTCTCGGTCAgtcagagccagggctgggatctCTGTTGGGAGTGTCCCCACACCAGGACCCCCCTAACATACCTGTTTGTTCCTCcctccatccagcctgaccttggggAAGCCGCTTGGCGAGGGGTGTTTTGGCCAAGTGGTGATGGCAGAAGCGATTGGGATTGATAAGGACAAGCCCAACAAGGCCATCACAGTTGCTGTCAAGATGCTAAAAGGTATGGGGAGTCCACAGAGGACAGAACTATTGTGCTGGGATTTCCtctctttgcttctcttttaaGTCTTTTACACAAACTAGATACAATAGAAGAAAGCAGGAACAGCCTCTCCTCCCCTTTACCCACATAGCCTGGGGGTGAGGGCTGTCCCTGGAGAGCAGGCAAAAGTGCAAATCCCATCAGGAAGAGGGACTGGGAATTAACCCAGTTCTCTGCCAAGGGGTAATAGCATCCCTAACAAGAAGGGGAATCCCCCTCTCTTCTAGCCAGCTCCAGGAATCAGCCCACTCCTTTCTCCTCCCCTAACCAGCGCTGCCTGTTCTACCAAAAGCTTGTGCAGCAACCTCAGATGGAGCTTGGGGAATTTCAGCTGACAAACTCCTTCTTCAGGAGCTTTTCATTGAGGAAACTTGGTCCCAGACACCTGAGAAGTTAGAGGGAGAcagaaatgggggattcagtGGGCACCTCTGGATAAGTCTCCATTTCCCATCCTGCCCCCCGACAGCTGAGGAGTTCACCTGGAGCAAGCAGGGCAGTGAGCAGCCTGGGCTTGAGGTTacatggggggacattgggaaaaaaagtaatatttctTACTAGAAATGGGtttaattaatttacatttcctGTAGTCTTTACTGAAGCTGGTTTTGAAAGTGGGAACATTTCCATCTTTCTGAACCGAAACATTCCTTTGAGGAGGTTTTCCTAATCTTTCTACTTTGGTAGATagatttttcaaattttgcAGAGACCTTGCAACTTCTCATccaaaaaatgcatttgctcCCAGCCCTGACCTTCCACCATCATTAACGCCCGTCCTCTAGAGATGAGGGACAGAAACTATCAGAAAAGCGGGtgccaaaattagaatttttttcctttaacacTTCTAAGGATGAAACAGAAGACGAAAGGCATTATTGATTTCCATATGAACATTTACCTCCACTTATTTGTTCTTTCGTCTTTTTTTGTTACCATGGTAGtaggttttggttttatttttattcttcttcccAAAGTAGAATAAAGCCAAATACCATATTCTGAGCATTCCCCATCAAAGCCCCACGTGGCTGTACAGCAGTTGTAACTATACCCCTAAACACTTATTTTCttcctgacatttttttttgtttcttcctctaCTTTCTCCAGATGATGCCACAGACAAAGACCTTTCTGACCTGGTCTCTGAGATGGAAATGATGAAAATGATTGGGAAGCACAAAAACATTATTAACCTCCTTGGTGCCTGCACGCAGGACGGTACGTAGCAGAGGAGCCCGGTACTAACCGGGTTGTAGAAGGCTCAGATTTGGCCATCCCTTATTTGTAATTACTGGCTGCCCAGAATGGCCCAGATGAGATTTGGGTGGTGAGGTCTTCCTCTGCTGGGTGCTGATGTGCTGTTCCTTGCAGGACCACTCTACGTGTTGGTGGAATACGCGTCAAAGGGGAACTTGCGGGAATACCTCAGGGCACGTCGCCCACCTGGCATGGACTATTCCTTTGACACCTGCAAGCTGCCCGAGGAGCAGCTGACGTTTAAGGACCTGGTTTCCTGTGCCTACCAGGTGGCACGGGGCATGGAGTACCTGGCATCTCAGAAAGTGAGTTCATTCGGTAGAAGCCTTGGTGAAAGCCACGTGTTCAAAGGCAGGGaatgctctgtgtgtgtgtcaaCCCCAGGCAAAACATTGCAGGCTTCTCCCTTTAAAGGCCAAATTTTGCTGGATGAAGTATCTGGAGGCTCCATCCATATGCAAAGTCCACATATGCTGGCTGCATTCCTGAACCACACAGCTGTACAGCTGTCACCTGCAGGACAACCATTAGCACCCCCAAAATGTCTATAAAAGCACCAGCGACCCAGATTCTGCGAGTCTGTATTTTGGATGTGTTTGGGATACTTTAATTTGAAGATCCCTTCCCCCTTAAACATCCTACACTCCTCTTCCTGgtggaagcagcacagaaaagcagctgcacaTCCCAGTAAGTGCCCACAGAGGAGGGGAGTTGTCTTTCTCATCCATACATCCCGCCTGGAGAGAAAAGGCGCGTGCGTGGCCGTGTCGGCTCCGAAGCCGCCGATTAGGTGTTGCTAAGAGGTGGTTCCCACTGAGCAGGCACGATGGAGTGGTGAcacacagagccaggagctAAGCAGTGCCCACAGCTTTATGAGCCTGGGAGTCAATGAAACGGCAGCTCATAAACCACATGGTGCTGTTGGTTCCAGGCGCGAGCAGCTAACGAGCCCTTATTTATTGGCTTGCTCACCTTTCACAGTGCATTCATCGAGACTTGGCAGCCAGGAACGTGTTAGTCACTGAAGATAATGTGATGAAAATAGCTGATTTTGGCCTTGCCAGAGACGTTCACAACATTGACTATTACAAGAAAACCACCAATGTAAGTACAGAGCTGCCGAGCACACGCAGTTCTACTTCTGGCAGGGAGCTCGGTCATCCCTGCAGCAAGAGGGCTTTGTCCCACATCTCCCTTTCTAGAGGGGCTTAGGAGGAAGAAATCTGACAGGAACTTCACCTGGTGAGGGACTGTAGATAGGCTGGTCCCAGGAGTCTATCCGCCATCTGGTTTTGTCCTGACAGATCCTGGTCTTGCTGGTTGTGAGGTTTCAGCTCTGGCCAGGGTGCTTTAGACTGAGAGAAACTGAGGTTTCTCCCCAACAGGAATGGAGCCCTTACCAGTCTGCTCCACTACTGTTCATAAAGGTCCCAAGGACCTAACTTCTGTCTCACCAGAGCCCTTGACAGAGGAATGTCACTTCTTGTCTACCTGGATCTACTTGTCTTTTAtgcatttctctcttttttacaTCTGAGCATCTTGGCTCCACTGCCAAGAGTGAGAAGATGGTCTCCCACAAGGGCTGAGGCCTGGAGCTGTTTATATTTTCTGTAGAGATGAATTTACAAATGAAGGTCTGAGAAAATAAGCCCTTTGTCTTGGTTCAGAGCCTGCAGCAGATGTTGAGCCCTGAGGGAAAACCCTAACTAGGACAGAGTGAGGATTGAGGGCAGGGCAGAACCTGTGGGTTTTGGGATTGCAAGGAGTTTAAATGTCCAAGCAGTCCTTTGAAGTCCACCATGTCCATTCTGATCCACTTCAGCCGCATATCAGAAATCTTCCTTAATTGCCAGGATTTCTTGATCATAAATTAATAAGAATTATTGGAAATTTTAATCACAGATCAGATGGATTTTTCCCAGTTTGAGCTGTGTGGGACAACTGAGAGCATAATCCCATTTGTATATCCTGCCTGTGTCTCATCTCTAGTCGTCTCCCACAGTGAGACAGTGGGTGAGAAGAGGACAAAGTTCCCCCATATCCAAATTACGGTTCAAACACAAAGCAGTACTTTCTGTCTTCCTCCAGGGGCCAAACAAAGCCCCAGAGAATTATGATTATTCTAGTCTTTCTCATCTTGTATTTCTGACATGAGAGTCTTGTGTTTATGACCCTGATGTAGGATGGGATCAGACCTCCTCCTTTAGCCTCCAGCAGGATCAGGATTTGTTTCTTAGAGGACCTGGCCCTTGCCTTCACTCTTTGGAAATTTCCCTTCAAGTTGAGCCTAAACTGAGTTTGGACTTCAACTGTACTTTCCAGACAAAGAGATGGAAAGTGTTGTCCCATGCTCTTCCACAGAGTTCACTGCATCTCTGAGCCTTAGATGCTGTTCCCATGCAAAGATTTAGTTGCACTGATATGTTAAACCTGCCTTGGCAGTGAAATACAGTCCTCTACAGAGAGCATTTACTGAAGAGATTGTCAGTGAAGATCCAGGGATCAAATGCTCTAATCTGTTTATATGTGGCCACTGCTGCTTTGCCCAGTGACCGGGAGGCAGATGTGGTTGttaatgaaaatgtttcaaaCTGGATTAGAAAAGAAGATTCAGATGGTGCCGTTGTGGCTGGGGGAATATGCTGATGGGGTGTTCCCATTGTCTTCCTAATTACAGGGTCGGCTGCCTGTGAAATGGATGGCTCCAGAAGCCTTGTTTGACCGGGTCTATACTCACCAGAGCGATGTGTAAGCAAACccacactttaaaaaatgaaaataatacaaCAGGGAAATCAACACCTATAGTATCTTACAGACAAAAGTACTGCTAAGCATGACCAGGGCTTGTTTCCTGCTAGAGTGCCTGGGGATGCAAAAGTACAGGAATTGATTCCAAGCTTCATCTTCCTGCACgtggttttattttgctcttaTCTGCTTGCTTTCATCTGAGGGTCTCTAGGGAGCTGCTGAAAAATTACTGGAAAGCAGACAGGTATTTAGTCCACTTTATAGATGAGGTGATTCATCCAGCAGTTGAAAAATACTGTGCCAAAAACacctcatgaaaaaaaattaccctcTGCGTTCTCCACACTTTGCCCCATACTGTTATGCTTCAGTCAAGGATGTGGAATGAGCTTGAAATACTCTGTCTCTTGTTAGAATTGATCAAAGAATATTCAGCAAATACAGTCTCAGATTAATTTTgccatttcatttattttctttatttttcctaatcCTGTCTCATCTGTTTTAGTGCCTCTGCACAGTAACGAAACAGCAGAGCACTCCTTACATGTAAATGAGTAACACATCTGAATTTTGCAAAGGCTGAAGCAGCTCCACATATACACTAGCTTTTTATTGTAATATTTGATCAATAGTGGCATTTTTATAGCTAGCCTGCCTTATCCCCAGAGCTCACCACTCACAACTGGACAAACAAATCCTttccatttctgtatttttaagatattttgGCTTTTATTGATCTTAAATCATAGTTTCCTTGCTTAGGTAATGCTGCAGACCGCATGACAGATAAATCAAAGCTAGAGAATGGGAAAGTGAGTGTGCATGAAAGCGAAACAGAGACAGATAATCCctgtttttagaaagaaaatgaagaaggcaaaagatatttttgaaaaaaaggaCTTTTAACCAGAGCACAGCTGCGGGACTGAAGTGTGTAACATTAGTGCTCTGCTGATTTTTGTTGGGGTATTTTTCTCCCGGCTTGGCCAGTGAAATGGGTGTTGTAACAAGCAAGTTTTGGTATCAGCTTGCACAATTAGTGGCCTGTGGTTCCAAGCCTGCAATTCAGTGAAGCCGTGCATGAATAATTTGATTTGTTCCATTCAGTGGAGCTGGTGGAAGACCTAACAAAGAGCTGGCGGTGATAGATGGGCTGTCACCTATCTGATTAAATGCTCATTTCAATTTCAGACTTGGTGCCTGGGATTTCTTTGCTATTGAGTTGGATCAGTAGAGATCTCCAAGTAACTAGTAAAAATGGCCTAGGCAATTAGTCATGCTATTGATGACTTTGTTAGATATGCATGGCTGCACAGAAATAAAGCCGAGCAAGGGGGATGGGATATGGGGgggcttggaaaaaaaaaaaaaaacctcattgaATTTTAAAGATCTTTCTTTGGTTTCCAGCTGGTCTTTTGGAGTGCTACTATGGGAGATCTTCACTTTGGGAGGGTCTCCATACCCAGGAATTCCCGTTGAGGAGCTCTTCAAGCTCTTGAAGGAAGGCCATCGGATGGACAAACCTGCAAACTGCACCCATGATTTGTGAGTGTGTGCTGGGGGGCTGACCTTGCTCCACTCCCCATTCTCTCTGAGGCCAGAAacaccctgctgggctctggggtcTGGGCTGTTGGGACTTCCCCACTGGGAAATTGtgtggccatctccaggaagactttcctcATGGAAAGCAGCCCATGGCTGCTGAGTGATACGCAGCACCTCCCCTCGCTGGGCGGGTGGCACCTGGGGGTGTAGCTGTGGTGTGTCACCGCCAGGACAGggcctcctcctgctctgaggGCACGCTCATGTGTCAGAGGATCAGGAATGAGGCCCATGGCTCCACAAAACCCTCCTCTTCCACGGCTGTTCCTTCAGCGATTTGGAGATGGGTGAGCAGGTGGGTGGGTGTCACTTGGCCTGACCACACATGACTGTCCCGTGTCCCCACGTGCAGGTACATGATCATGCGGGAGTGCTGGCACGCCGTCCCCTCGCAGCGACCCACCTTCAAGCAGCTGGTGGAAGACCTGGACAGGGTCCTCACCGTGACATCCACCGATGTGAGTGTGGCGGGGTGGGCGTGGGAGGGGGCCACTGGTTCCCTGGCGTGGGGGACACGCAGCACTGATGGCTCTGTCACCCTGGCAGGAGTACCTGGACCTCTCGGTGCCCTTCGAGCAGTACTCGCCGGCCGGCCAGGACACCCACAGCACCTGCTCCTCAGGGGACGACTCGGTCTTTGCACATGACCTGCTGCCCGATGAGCCCTGCCTGCCCAAGCGCCCGCCCTGCAACGGCGTCATCCGGACGTGAGGAGCCCCAGGGacacggacagacggacagacggGCAGTGGGCAGTGTGCCCGTGGCGAGTGCGGGGCGCCCAGCATGAAACCGTACTGAAGGATCTTCCAGTGGAACTGTGTAGTGGTGCCTGGAGATTTGTGTTGTTGACAAGCtgttcagggtttttaaaaaaaattaacttttataaatttttttaaattttttttttccctattgcTGTACGAAAAGTCAAGAAGCACTGTTTGGCCTGAAGGAACTATAATCTCTTGCCAAGATGATCTATCCtagatgatttttttgtttgttttttttttttttgtttagttttccattttgttagggatttttcttttactaCGCAGAATGTTGAACCTGGGGGGCACTGACGCCTCCCAGCCTCCACGCTTGCGTTCCGAGTGCCAGAGTAACCGTTCTGTGCCTGCAATAcgaagaaaagagaaaaagaaatcttcctttaaaagtaaaaaataaaaaaaaaagaaacacacgCAAAAAAAACGTGTAAAGAATGAAAGAATGTGGAAATTCTTCGCTTATGCAATCTGTACATGAACCTTTTTGGTGGAGCTGAAAAGCCACGTTGCCTGCAGGGAttcatatatttataaaaatatctatatttttGTTGTCGTCGTTTTTATAGCTTCGTGATCGTACTACCCAGCTACATAGAAGGAATCCTTTTtggaagaagagaaagcaaagctATGTAAAATGCAAATTGTCATGGAGAAGTGAAAgtaaaaatagtaaaaagaGGTGGTCAAGTCATCTGAAGTGTCAGCGCCGTGGCCCTTGCACGGGGCTGGGAGCGACGGGTCCGTGCCAAGGCAGGAGCAgaccccagggatgggcagagaCCCCgtggggtccctggggagcagagcatCACCCACCTGAGAGCAGAGGGTGCCCTGACACCTGGCTCCTGGAGCCCACTCAGCATCTCAAGTCACACCCTGACCTTTGAGAAGGGCCAAAAAGTGGGGGGAAGGAATAAatctcatttttggggtttgcCTGTTCTTGCTTGCCAAGGGTGAGTGGGGGGAGCAGCTCCTCCATCTGCCCCTCAACGCCAGAGGTTTGGCTCCATCGACATGCAGTGACTTGGAGAGAGAAGTTACGGGTACCTGTAGGCAAGAGCCTTTAACTTATATCAAAAAGGTTTATCCCAGAGAATCTGTGtatatatctataaatatatcgtgtatatatataaataaatatattaaaataa includes:
- the FGFR3 gene encoding fibroblast growth factor receptor 3 isoform X6, whose protein sequence is MSEAGGAAAAALPRRRSGGMRAAWGSVWCLCLAAAVGGMPAARRGGGKAAAAARSGGQPAEYLRSETAFLEELVFGNGDTIELSCNTQGSSVSVFWFKDGIGIAPTNRTHIGQKLLKIINVSYDDSGLYSCKPRHSNEVLGNFTVRVTDSPSSGDDEDDDDESEDTGVPFWTRPDKMEKKLLAVPAANTVRFRCPAGGNPTPSIYWLKNGKEFKGEHRIGGIKLRHQQWSLVMESVVPSDRGNYTCVVENKYGNIRHTYQLDVLERSPHRPILQAGLPANQTVVVGSNVEFHCKVYSDAQPHIQWLKHVEVNGSKYGPDGTPYVTVLKTAGVNTTDKELEILYLRNVTFEDAGEYTCLAGNSIGFSHHSAWLTVLPAEELMEMDDSGSVYTGILSYGTGFFLLLLVLVLVIVWRMKMPNKKAMNTPTVQKVSKFPLKRQVSLESNSSMNSNTPLVRITRLSSSDGPMLANVSELELPPDPKWELTRSRLTLGKPLGEGCFGQVVMAEAIGIDKDKPNKAITVAVKMLKDDATDKDLSDLVSEMEMMKMIGKHKNIINLLGACTQDGPLYVLVEYASKGNLREYLRARRPPGMDYSFDTCKLPEEQLTFKDLVSCAYQVARGMEYLASQKCIHRDLAARNVLVTEDNVMKIADFGLARDVHNIDYYKKTTNGRLPVKWMAPEALFDRVYTHQSDVWSFGVLLWEIFTLGGSPYPGIPVEELFKLLKEGHRMDKPANCTHDLYMIMRECWHAVPSQRPTFKQLVEDLDRVLTVTSTDEYLDLSVPFEQYSPAGQDTHSTCSSGDDSVFAHDLLPDEPCLPKRPPCNGVIRT
- the FGFR3 gene encoding fibroblast growth factor receptor 3 isoform X3, producing the protein MSEAGGAAAAALPRRRSGGMRAAWGSVWCLCLAAAVGGMPAARRGGGKAAAAARSGGQPAEYLRSETAFLEELVFGNGDTIELSCNTQGSSVSVFWFKDGIGIAPTNRTHIGQKLLKIINVSYDDSGLYSCKPRHSNEVLGNFTVRVTDSPSSGDDEDDDDESEDTGVPFWTRPDKMEKKLLAVPAANTVRFRCPAGGNPTPSIYWLKNGKEFKGEHRIGGIKLRHQQWSLVMESVVPSDRGNYTCVVENKYGNIRHTYQLDVLERSPHRPILQAGLPANQTVVVGSNVEFHCKVYSDAQPHIQWLKHVEVNGSKYGPDGTPYVTVLKTAGVNTTDKELEILYLRNVTFEDAGEYTCLAGNSIGFSHHSAWLTVLPAEELMEMDDSGSVYTGILSYGTGFFLLLLVLVLVIVWRMKMPNKKAMNTPTVQKVSKFPLKRQVTVSLESNSSMNSNTPLVRITRLSSSDGPMLANVSELELPPDPKWELTRSRLTLGKPLGEGCFGQVVMAEAIGIDKDKPNKAITVAVKMLKDDATDKDLSDLVSEMEMMKMIGKHKNIINLLGACTQDGPLYVLVEYASKGNLREYLRARRPPGMDYSFDTCKLPEEQLTFKDLVSCAYQVARGMEYLASQKCIHRDLAARNVLVTEDNVMKIADFGLARDVHNIDYYKKTTNGRLPVKWMAPEALFDRVYTHQSDVWSFGVLLWEIFTLGGSPYPGIPVEELFKLLKEGHRMDKPANCTHDLYMIMRECWHAVPSQRPTFKQLVEDLDRVLTVTSTDEYLDLSVPFEQYSPAGQDTHSTCSSGDDSVFAHDLLPDEPCLPKRPPCNGVIRT
- the FGFR3 gene encoding fibroblast growth factor receptor 3 isoform X5, with the translated sequence MSEAGGAAAAALPRRRSGGMRAAWGSVWCLCLAAAVGGMPAARRGGGKAAAAARSGGQPAEYLRSETAFLEELVFGNGDTIELSCNTQGSSVSVFWFKDGIGIAPTNRTHIGQKLLKIINVSYDDSGLYSCKPRHSNEVLGNFTVRVTDSPSSGDDEDDDDESEDTGVPFWTRPDKMEKKLLAVPAANTVRFRCPAGGNPTPSIYWLKNGKEFKGEHRIGGIKLRHQQWSLVMESVVPSDRGNYTCVVENKYGNIRHTYQLDVLERSPHRPILQAGLPANQTVVVGSNVEFHCKVYSDAQPHIQWLKHVEVNGSKYGPDGTPYVTVLKTAGVNTTDKELEILYLRNVTFEDAGEYTCLAGNSIGFSHHSAWLTVLPAEELMEMDDSGSVYTGILSYGTGFFLLLLVLVLVIVWRMKMPNKKAMNTPTVQKVSKFPLKRQQVSLESNSSMNSNTPLVRITRLSSSDGPMLANVSELELPPDPKWELTRSRLTLGKPLGEGCFGQVVMAEAIGIDKDKPNKAITVAVKMLKDDATDKDLSDLVSEMEMMKMIGKHKNIINLLGACTQDGPLYVLVEYASKGNLREYLRARRPPGMDYSFDTCKLPEEQLTFKDLVSCAYQVARGMEYLASQKCIHRDLAARNVLVTEDNVMKIADFGLARDVHNIDYYKKTTNGRLPVKWMAPEALFDRVYTHQSDVWSFGVLLWEIFTLGGSPYPGIPVEELFKLLKEGHRMDKPANCTHDLYMIMRECWHAVPSQRPTFKQLVEDLDRVLTVTSTDEYLDLSVPFEQYSPAGQDTHSTCSSGDDSVFAHDLLPDEPCLPKRPPCNGVIRT
- the FGFR3 gene encoding fibroblast growth factor receptor 3 isoform X1, which encodes MSEAGGAAAAALPRRRSGGMRAAWGSVWCLCLAAAVGGMPAARRGGGKAAAAARSGGQPAEYLRSETAFLEELVFGNGDTIELSCNTQGSSVSVFWFKDGIGIAPTNRTHIGQKLLKIINVSYDDSGLYSCKPRHSNEVLGNFTVRVTDSPSSGDDEDDDDESEDTGVPFWTRPDKMEKKLLAVPAANTVRFRCPAGGNPTPSIYWLKNGKEFKGEHRIGGIKLRHQQWSLVMESVVPSDRGNYTCVVENKYGNIRHTYQLDVLERSPHRPILQAGLPANQTVVVGSNVEFHCKVYSDAQPHIQWLKHVEVNGSKYGPDGTPYVTVLKSWISKNAEADANLNLFNVTEQDEGEYLCRANNFVGIAEKPFWLHIRKPKPAEELMEMDDSGSVYTGILSYGTGFFLLLLVLVLVIVWRMKMPNKKAMNTPTVQKVSKFPLKRQVTVSLESNSSMNSNTPLVRITRLSSSDGPMLANVSELELPPDPKWELTRSRLTLGKPLGEGCFGQVVMAEAIGIDKDKPNKAITVAVKMLKDDATDKDLSDLVSEMEMMKMIGKHKNIINLLGACTQDGPLYVLVEYASKGNLREYLRARRPPGMDYSFDTCKLPEEQLTFKDLVSCAYQVARGMEYLASQKCIHRDLAARNVLVTEDNVMKIADFGLARDVHNIDYYKKTTNGRLPVKWMAPEALFDRVYTHQSDVWSFGVLLWEIFTLGGSPYPGIPVEELFKLLKEGHRMDKPANCTHDLYMIMRECWHAVPSQRPTFKQLVEDLDRVLTVTSTDEYLDLSVPFEQYSPAGQDTHSTCSSGDDSVFAHDLLPDEPCLPKRPPCNGVIRT
- the FGFR3 gene encoding fibroblast growth factor receptor 3 isoform X2, producing the protein MSEAGGAAAAALPRRRSGGMRAAWGSVWCLCLAAAVGGMPAARRGGGKAAAAARSGGQPAEYLRSETAFLEELVFGNGDTIELSCNTQGSSVSVFWFKDGIGIAPTNRTHIGQKLLKIINVSYDDSGLYSCKPRHSNEVLGNFTVRVTDSPSSGDDEDDDDESEDTGVPFWTRPDKMEKKLLAVPAANTVRFRCPAGGNPTPSIYWLKNGKEFKGEHRIGGIKLRHQQWSLVMESVVPSDRGNYTCVVENKYGNIRHTYQLDVLERSPHRPILQAGLPANQTVVVGSNVEFHCKVYSDAQPHIQWLKHVEVNGSKYGPDGTPYVTVLKSWISKNAEADANLNLFNVTEQDEGEYLCRANNFVGIAEKPFWLHIRKPKPAEELMEMDDSGSVYTGILSYGTGFFLLLLVLVLVIVWRMKMPNKKAMNTPTVQKVSKFPLKRQQVSLESNSSMNSNTPLVRITRLSSSDGPMLANVSELELPPDPKWELTRSRLTLGKPLGEGCFGQVVMAEAIGIDKDKPNKAITVAVKMLKDDATDKDLSDLVSEMEMMKMIGKHKNIINLLGACTQDGPLYVLVEYASKGNLREYLRARRPPGMDYSFDTCKLPEEQLTFKDLVSCAYQVARGMEYLASQKCIHRDLAARNVLVTEDNVMKIADFGLARDVHNIDYYKKTTNGRLPVKWMAPEALFDRVYTHQSDVWSFGVLLWEIFTLGGSPYPGIPVEELFKLLKEGHRMDKPANCTHDLYMIMRECWHAVPSQRPTFKQLVEDLDRVLTVTSTDEYLDLSVPFEQYSPAGQDTHSTCSSGDDSVFAHDLLPDEPCLPKRPPCNGVIRT